In Aspergillus luchuensis IFO 4308 DNA, chromosome 1, nearly complete sequence, the following are encoded in one genomic region:
- a CDS encoding putative C6 transcription factor (COG:K;~EggNog:ENOG410PMRV;~InterPro:IPR036864,IPR007219,IPR001138;~PFAM:PF00172;~go_function: GO:0000981 - DNA-binding transcription factor activity, RNA polymerase II-specific [Evidence IEA];~go_function: GO:0003677 - DNA binding [Evidence IEA];~go_function: GO:0008270 - zinc ion binding [Evidence IEA];~go_process: GO:0006351 - transcription, DNA-templated [Evidence IEA];~go_process: GO:0006355 - regulation of transcription, DNA-templated [Evidence IEA]) yields MDHSQRPKRTSNACQRCRSRKVKCSGTHPCDKCCQRREDCVFEDDRKIVVSEELFLSLKRKVEALEGSGDSSPVVKRRRALTTDSTNESSYERASELPREASLDPTESHRMDDHFTSNPFINPGYLKHTGQRQRIWLFLGPTSTWSFSRRILTIVQAHISPESPRAIPLAVDGDAYQIQWRHASSEEAPDISGLPSLEHALYMVSTVQFHFTHLYRLFDEDEFYRHMYEFYDDAAAKVQERRLWYIQFLIILAFGEAFLDPVRNHANTASWTKYFSRAMSLLPDITGLWQDPTLAIEVLALIGLYFHSVDMRDTAYCYIGHSMRMALVEGFHRALPVNQLGRRLVERCSNIWWTVYILDRKFAALIGSPNSVRDDEITTLLWDPRTSSRNEATLSLHVKITQVITRVLNTVYSADGTLGGVFLRKVRSVLQEMTTLSRELDEVFSHRFANSVDSLSGVTTRLTLSCHLCIIVTTRPLVLSLLWERLGCYDAGTEFRTLSPPVQALLQACIDSATKSLRILTALRDQNLLETFLPFDLENLFSSFFILSVISAILPDTLPDPSYRDMGYSLLDAMIERGNRVAQLRKSEVELLEELIAPLIRRQGRSTDIGHDNTARQHLATPTSQGQERLTESVQPSGSGLLGEIGGSGIPPPHEISEQDDEMPLDWRGLGLSLDCMLTAADQLNTNNLVLDAEREGLQTDLWLWEN; encoded by the exons ATGGACCATTCCCAGCGTCCCAAGCGGACCAGTAATGC CTGTCAACGCTGTCGCTCACGCAAAGTCAAATGTTCTGGCACCCATCCCTGCGACAAGTGCTGTCAGCGTCGTGAAGATTGTGTCTTCGAGGATGATCGCAAGATTGTAGTGTCTGAAGA GCTATTTCTGTCCCTCAAGCGAAAAGTGGAGGCCTTGGAAGGAAGCGGTGACTCTTCCCCAGTGGTCAAACGCCGGCGAGCCTTGACGACTGACAGTACAAATGAATCCAGTTATG AGCGAGCATCGGAGTTGCCCCGAGAGGCATCACTCGATCCAACTGAGTCCCATCGAATGGATGACCATTTCACCTCCAACCCTTTTATCAACCCGGGCTACCTCAAACATACCGGACAGCGACAGCGAATATGGC TGTTTCTTGGACCGACTTCAACCTGGTCGTTCAGCCGCCGCATTCTTACAATTGTACAGGCACACATCTCGCCAGAGAGTCCACGGGCGATACCTCTCGCAGTCGATGGCGATGCATATCAAATACAGTGGCGTCACGCCAGTTCCGAGGAGGCCCCTGACATCAGCGGTCTGCCCTCGCTGGAGCATGCATTGTACATGGTGAGCACCGTGCAGTTTCATTTCACCCACCTGTATCGGTtgttcgatgaggatgagttCTATCGGCATATGTATGAGTTTTACGACGATGCGGCAGCCAAGGTGCAGGAGCGCCGTCTGTGGTACATACagtttctcatcatcctagCCTTCGGAGAGGCCTTCCTGGACCCAGTGCGAAATCATGCGAACACGGCGAGCTGGACCAAGTATTTCTCGAGGGCGATGTCACTGCTGCCCGATATTACTGGGTTATGGCAGGACCCGACGCTCGCAATTGAGGTGCTGGCTCTCATTGGGCTGTACTTTCACTCGGTGGATATGAGGGATACTGCCTATTGCTAT ATTGGCCATTCGATGCGCATGGCATTGGTTGAAGGGTTTCACCGGGCGCTTCCAGTCAATCAACTAGGACGAAGATTGGTCGAACGCTGCAGCAACATTTGGTGGACAGTGTATATCCTGGACCGCAAATTTGCGGCACTGATAGGGTCCCCAAATTCCGTGCGGGACGACGAAATCACCACGCTCTTATGGGATCCGCGCACATCTTCTCGCAACGAAGCTACCCTGAGCCTCCATGTCAAGATCACACAAGTTATAACGCGCGTGTTGAACA CTGTCTACAGTGCCGATGGCACACTGGGAGGAGTCTTTCTTCGCAAGGTGCGATCGGTCTTGCAAGAAATGACCACCCTATCGCgagagctggatgaggtcTTCTCGCATCGCTTTGCGAACTCAGTCGACTCACTATCTGGGGTTACCACACGCCTGACCCTATCCTGTCATCTT TGCATCATTGTCACAACGAGACCCCTTGTCCTAAGCCTGCTATGGGAGCGCCTCGGTTGCTATGATGCAGGTACCGAGTTCCGCACTCTATCTCCGCCCGTGCAAGCATTGCTTCAGGCGTGCATCGACTCCGCGACAAAATCATTGCGGATACTTACCGCATTGCGCGACCAAAACCTGCTAG AAACTTTTCTCCCCTTCGACCTAGAAAacctcttttcctccttctttaTTCTTTCCGTAATCTCCGCCATCCTCCCCGACACACTTCCCGACCCGAGCTACCGCGATATGGGCTACAGCCTCCTTGACGCGATGATCGAGCGAGGAAACCGCGTGGCACAGCTTCGTAAGTCCGAAgttgagctgctggaagagctgATCGCACCGTTGATACGACGGCAAGGTCGATCCACCGATATTGGACATGATAACACCGCGCGGCAGCACCTGGCCACGCCTACCAGCCAAGGTCAGGAGCGACTCACCGAGTCAGTTCAGCCCTCGGGGTCAGGGCTGCTTGGGGAAATAGGGGGCTCGGGGATTCCGCCCCCACATGAGATATCGGAGCAGGACGACGAGATGCCCCTTGATTGGCGGGGACTGGGACTGTCGCTGGACTGCATGCTGACGGCT